Proteins co-encoded in one Klebsiella michiganensis genomic window:
- a CDS encoding transporter, giving the protein MQASVATTLDTGADATPVNSRGKVVVASLVGTAIEFFDFYIYATAAVIVFPHIFFPQGDPTAATLQSLATFAIAFVARPIGSALFGHFGDRVGRKVTLVASLLTMGISTVVIGLLPGYASIGIFAPLLLALARFGQGLGLGGEWGGAALLATENAPPRKRALYGSFPQLGAPIGFFFANGTFLLLSWLLTDEQFMSWGWRVPFILSAVLVIIGLYVRVSLHETPVFAKIAKAGKQVKVPLGTLLTKHLKATILGTFIMLATYTLFYIMTVYSMTFSTAPVPAGLGFSRNEVLWMLMMAVIGFGVMVPIAGYLADAFGRRKSMIVITSLMILFALFVFPPLLGSGNQALVMAYLLIGLSLMGLTFGPMGALLPEMFPTEVRYTGASFSYNVASILGASVAPYIATWLQANYGLFYVGVYLAAMSALTLIALLLSKETRHQSL; this is encoded by the coding sequence ATGCAAGCATCCGTTGCCACAACTCTCGATACCGGGGCTGACGCTACGCCCGTAAACTCACGCGGAAAAGTCGTTGTTGCTTCGCTGGTCGGTACGGCCATCGAATTCTTCGACTTTTATATCTATGCCACCGCAGCGGTGATTGTCTTCCCGCACATCTTCTTCCCGCAGGGTGATCCGACGGCTGCCACGCTACAGTCTCTCGCCACTTTCGCCATCGCCTTTGTGGCTCGCCCGATTGGTTCGGCGCTATTCGGCCACTTCGGCGACCGCGTTGGCCGCAAAGTGACGCTGGTGGCTTCCCTGCTCACAATGGGGATTTCCACCGTCGTCATCGGCCTGCTGCCGGGCTATGCCAGTATCGGTATCTTCGCCCCGCTGCTGCTGGCGCTGGCCCGTTTTGGCCAGGGTCTTGGCCTGGGCGGCGAATGGGGAGGTGCGGCGTTGCTGGCCACTGAGAACGCGCCACCGCGCAAACGCGCGCTGTACGGCTCGTTCCCGCAGCTCGGCGCGCCGATCGGCTTCTTCTTTGCCAACGGTACTTTCCTGCTGCTTTCGTGGCTGCTGACCGACGAGCAATTCATGTCCTGGGGCTGGCGTGTACCGTTCATTCTCTCTGCGGTGCTGGTCATTATCGGGCTTTATGTCCGCGTTTCGCTGCATGAAACGCCTGTTTTCGCGAAGATTGCCAAAGCCGGGAAGCAGGTCAAAGTCCCGCTGGGCACGCTGCTGACCAAACACCTGAAGGCGACAATTCTCGGCACCTTCATCATGCTGGCGACCTATACGCTGTTCTATATCATGACGGTCTATTCCATGACCTTCAGCACCGCGCCAGTACCGGCGGGCCTCGGCTTCTCGCGCAATGAAGTGCTGTGGATGCTAATGATGGCGGTGATTGGCTTTGGCGTGATGGTGCCGATTGCAGGTTATCTGGCGGATGCTTTTGGCCGCCGTAAGAGCATGATTGTAATAACCAGCCTGATGATCCTGTTTGCGCTGTTCGTCTTCCCACCGCTGCTGGGCTCCGGCAACCAGGCGCTGGTGATGGCCTACCTGCTGATTGGCCTGAGCCTGATGGGGCTGACCTTTGGCCCAATGGGCGCGCTGCTGCCGGAGATGTTCCCGACGGAAGTACGCTATACCGGCGCATCATTCTCTTACAACGTCGCATCCATTCTTGGCGCGTCTGTCGCACCCTATATCGCCACCTGGCTGCAGGCTAATTACGGCCTGTTCTATGTCGGCGTTTATCTGGCGGCGATGTCTGCACTGACGCTGATTGCGCTGCTGCTGAGTAAAGAGACCCGCCACCAGTCGCTGTAA
- a CDS encoding c-di-GMP phosphodiesterase (in Escherichia coli this protein is involved in flagellar function), whose translation MKLKQITHRLHTLEASVESLQERRFWLQCQRRYTFQPIYKTDGKLMAVELLTVVTHPAEAEVRIPPDRYFSSIPSRQRIAVVEEQLRLLEAWEQTFIGHNILASVNVDGPTLIAMKQHQPILDLIAKLPWVRFELVEHINLPQSATLAGMHEFGPLWLDDFGTGLANFSALSEVRYDYIKVARELFIMLRKSDEGRNLFTMLLQLMNRYCKGVIVEGIETVEEWRDVQPSPAYAAQGYFLSRPVPFENLENVLIRLP comes from the coding sequence ATGAAGTTGAAGCAGATTACTCACCGGCTGCATACGCTTGAAGCGAGCGTTGAAAGTTTACAGGAGCGACGATTTTGGCTGCAGTGCCAGCGCCGCTATACCTTTCAGCCGATTTATAAGACAGACGGGAAATTAATGGCAGTTGAGCTGCTCACGGTGGTCACGCATCCTGCTGAGGCTGAGGTGCGTATTCCCCCCGATCGCTATTTCTCTTCTATCCCCAGCCGCCAGCGTATTGCGGTGGTGGAAGAGCAACTGCGTCTGCTGGAAGCCTGGGAACAGACCTTTATCGGGCACAACATCCTGGCCTCGGTCAACGTTGATGGCCCAACTCTGATTGCCATGAAGCAGCATCAGCCGATCCTCGATTTGATCGCGAAGCTGCCGTGGGTGCGCTTTGAGCTGGTGGAGCATATCAACTTGCCACAGTCGGCAACGCTGGCCGGTATGCATGAGTTTGGCCCGCTTTGGCTGGATGACTTTGGTACAGGTCTTGCCAATTTCTCCGCGCTGAGCGAAGTCCGCTATGACTACATCAAAGTGGCGCGTGAGCTTTTCATCATGCTGAGAAAAAGTGATGAAGGGCGTAATTTGTTTACCATGCTGCTGCAATTAATGAACCGCTATTGCAAGGGCGTGATTGTCGAAGGTATTGAAACGGTTGAAGAATGGAGAGATGTTCAGCCTTCACCTGCTTATGCGGCGCAAGGTTATTTCCTGTCTCGCCCCGTGCCTTTCGAAAATCTGGAAAACGTTCTGATTCGCCTCCCCTGA
- a CDS encoding C4-dicarboxylate transporter (involved in the transport of C4-dicarboxylates across the membrane) yields the protein MKTSLFKSLYFQVLTAIAIGILLGHFYPELGAQMKPFGDAFVKLIKMIIAPVIFCTVVTGIAGMESMKAVGRTGAVALLYFEIVSTIALIIGLVVVNVLQPGAGMNVDPATLDAKAVAVYAEQAQQQGVIAFLLDVIPGSVIGAFASGNILQVLLFAVLFGFALHRLGHKGQMIFNVIESFSQVIFGIINMIMRLAPIGAFGAMAFTIGKYGVGSLVQLGQLIVCFYITCLLFVILVLGSIARATGFNIFKFIRYIKEELLIVLGTSSSESVLPRMLDKMEKLGCRKSVVGLVIPTGYSFNLDGTSIYLTMAAVFIAQATNSHMDIFHQITLLVVLLLSSKGAAGVTGSGFIVLAATISAVGHLPVAGLALILGIDRFMSEARALTNLVGNGVATVVVAKWVKQLDEKQLHQQLDNPQSDKKVTEVSH from the coding sequence ATGAAAACCTCACTCTTCAAAAGTCTGTATTTTCAGGTGCTGACCGCAATTGCCATCGGCATTTTGCTGGGTCACTTTTACCCGGAATTGGGTGCCCAAATGAAACCGTTTGGCGACGCGTTCGTTAAACTGATTAAAATGATTATTGCGCCCGTCATCTTCTGTACCGTGGTGACCGGGATCGCTGGCATGGAAAGCATGAAAGCCGTGGGCCGTACCGGCGCGGTAGCGTTACTGTATTTTGAAATTGTCAGCACCATTGCGCTGATTATCGGTCTTGTCGTGGTTAACGTGCTGCAGCCTGGTGCCGGAATGAACGTGGACCCGGCGACGCTGGATGCGAAAGCGGTTGCAGTTTACGCTGAACAAGCTCAGCAGCAGGGCGTTATTGCCTTCTTGCTGGACGTGATCCCGGGCAGCGTGATTGGTGCGTTTGCCAGCGGTAACATCCTGCAGGTGCTGCTGTTTGCCGTACTGTTCGGTTTTGCCCTGCATCGTCTGGGCCACAAAGGCCAGATGATCTTTAACGTCATCGAAAGCTTCTCGCAGGTTATCTTCGGCATCATCAACATGATCATGCGCCTGGCGCCTATCGGGGCGTTTGGGGCAATGGCGTTCACCATCGGTAAATATGGCGTAGGCTCGCTGGTGCAACTGGGCCAACTGATCGTCTGCTTCTACATTACCTGCCTGCTGTTTGTGATTCTGGTACTGGGTTCCATCGCCCGCGCCACGGGCTTCAACATCTTCAAGTTCATCCGCTACATCAAAGAAGAGCTGCTGATTGTGTTGGGGACATCTTCTTCCGAGTCCGTTCTGCCACGTATGCTCGATAAGATGGAGAAGCTGGGCTGCCGTAAATCCGTTGTGGGTCTGGTTATTCCAACCGGTTACTCCTTCAACCTGGACGGCACCTCGATTTACCTGACAATGGCGGCGGTGTTTATTGCTCAGGCGACCAACAGCCACATGGATATTTTCCATCAGATCACGCTGCTGGTTGTGTTGCTGCTCTCTTCTAAAGGGGCGGCTGGGGTTACCGGCAGCGGCTTCATCGTACTGGCGGCAACCATTTCTGCGGTAGGTCATCTGCCGGTTGCGGGCCTGGCGCTGATTCTGGGTATCGACCGCTTCATGTCCGAAGCGCGTGCCTTGACTAACCTGGTGGGTAACGGCGTGGCTACCGTGGTTGTTGCAAAATGGGTAAAACAGCTGGATGAAAAGCAACTTCATCAGCAGCTGGATAATCCACAATCTGACAAAAAAGTGACCGAAGTCTCCCACTAA
- a CDS encoding cellulose synthase (cellulose is produced by the multicellular morphotypes of E. coli and Salmonella typhimurium; the cellulose biosynthesis genes bcsA, bcsB, bcsZ and bcsC are constitutively transcribed, however, cellulose synthesis is dependent on the expression of adrA), with protein sequence MRKFSLSLVTLSLGMALMPMAQAALTPQQQLLEQVRMGEASKREDIVRQSLSRLELMAPDDPDVIAARMRYLLRQGDNAGAKAQLERLAKLAPGSAEYKQSQVTLMLTGADGRQQLQQARLLAASGHTDQAIAAYEKLFDGNPPEGDLAIEYWMLMAKRPATTNQAIDKLKALDAAAPGNAELRGNLARLMFANGRSAEAYQVLEQMAKSSGSREDAAALWYSQISNLPTGPQSVAALQRFLNVFTEGDTVASARDKLAQQQKQLADPAFLARAKGLEDVGGGRGNQAIPQLKEALSTKQNDSEVVGALGQAYSQQGKRALAVQQFEKAIQMDPQSDNRGKWDSLLKTNRYWLLIEQGDAQLKANNPDAALQKYQLAQRIDNTDSYAVLGFGDVAVAKKDDASAERYYQQALRMDRGNSNAIRGLANVYRRQSPERAAAYIQSLSASQRKSIDDIERSLAGERLEQQATALESQGQWAKAAEIQRRRLQLDPDSVWITYRLSNDLYAAGKHSEADSLMRGLAQRKPGDPEQVFAYGLYLSGNDHDAAALSHLNTLPKAQWTDNIHELADRLQFNEVMQTANRLRDSGKEKDAIALLQQQTPSDRVDLTLSDWAAERGDRATAKSQYQKVLQRSPGNEDALLGLTEVLIAEGDKPQARGLLAKLQEAPTGDTPSINTQRRIANAWAALGDNEKAAQTYAPILVAAKTQPPSMESALVMRDAARFQAASGQPQQALETYKDAMVSSGITRQRPQDNDTFTRLTRNDEKDDWLKRGVRSDAADLYRQQDVNVTLDHEYWGSSGTPGYSDLKAHTTMLQVDAPLSDGRMWFRTDMVNMDAGSFKDNGAGYNERWGTCAKHNCFGNRRQSGNGASVAVGWKNNTWQTDIGTTPMGFDVVDVVGGVSYSNDLGPIGYTVNAHRRPISSSLLSFGGQRDPNTKTVWGGVRATGGGVSLSYDKGEANGVWSSLSADTLTGKNVADNWRVRWMTGYYYKLINENNQRLTVGLTNMVWHYEKDLSDYFLGQGGYYSPQKYVSFAVPVIWRKRTENWSWELGASGSWSYSHSNAGQRYPLRNLVPNNTNDYPEDPYAYPDRNDPSSASSSNGFGYTARALVERRISSHWSIGAGIDIQQAKDYTPSHALIYVRYSMAGWQGDMDMPPQPLVPYADF encoded by the coding sequence ATGCGCAAGTTCTCATTAAGTTTAGTCACACTCTCTTTGGGCATGGCGCTGATGCCAATGGCTCAGGCCGCATTGACGCCTCAGCAGCAGTTGCTAGAGCAAGTGAGGATGGGTGAGGCCAGCAAACGCGAAGATATCGTGCGGCAGTCGCTTTCCAGGCTGGAGCTGATGGCACCGGACGATCCGGACGTGATTGCGGCCCGAATGCGCTACCTTCTGCGCCAGGGTGATAACGCCGGAGCGAAAGCACAGCTTGAGCGGCTGGCAAAACTGGCCCCCGGCTCCGCCGAGTATAAACAGTCGCAGGTCACGTTGATGTTGACCGGCGCGGACGGCCGCCAGCAGCTGCAGCAGGCCCGGTTATTAGCGGCCAGTGGGCACACCGATCAGGCCATTGCCGCCTATGAAAAGCTGTTTGACGGCAACCCGCCAGAAGGGGATTTAGCGATTGAATACTGGATGCTGATGGCGAAGCGCCCGGCAACCACGAACCAGGCGATCGATAAACTCAAAGCACTGGATGCCGCTGCGCCGGGGAATGCCGAACTGCGTGGCAATCTGGCGCGACTGATGTTTGCCAACGGACGCAGCGCCGAGGCTTATCAGGTGCTTGAGCAAATGGCGAAATCCAGCGGCAGCCGGGAAGATGCCGCGGCTTTATGGTATAGCCAAATCAGCAATTTACCGACAGGGCCGCAAAGCGTCGCGGCCCTGCAGCGTTTTCTGAATGTCTTCACCGAGGGCGATACGGTTGCCTCTGCGCGTGACAAGCTTGCGCAGCAGCAAAAACAGTTGGCTGACCCGGCTTTTCTCGCCCGGGCCAAAGGTCTGGAAGATGTGGGCGGTGGGCGCGGAAATCAGGCGATCCCGCAGCTGAAAGAGGCGTTAAGCACGAAGCAAAACGACAGCGAAGTGGTGGGGGCGCTGGGGCAGGCTTATTCCCAGCAGGGAAAACGCGCCCTGGCGGTACAGCAGTTCGAGAAAGCAATTCAGATGGATCCGCAGAGCGATAACCGGGGCAAGTGGGACAGTTTGTTAAAAACCAACCGTTACTGGCTGCTGATTGAACAAGGAGATGCTCAGCTCAAAGCCAATAACCCGGATGCCGCACTGCAGAAATACCAGCTGGCTCAAAGGATTGATAACACCGACAGCTATGCGGTGCTGGGCTTTGGCGATGTGGCCGTCGCTAAAAAAGATGATGCCAGCGCGGAGCGTTATTACCAGCAGGCGCTGCGTATGGATCGCGGAAACAGTAACGCTATTCGTGGGCTGGCGAACGTGTATCGACGCCAGTCACCGGAGCGCGCAGCGGCGTATATTCAGAGTCTTTCGGCCAGCCAGCGCAAGAGTATTGATGATATCGAACGTAGCCTGGCCGGTGAGCGCCTGGAGCAGCAGGCTACCGCGCTGGAAAGTCAGGGGCAGTGGGCGAAAGCGGCAGAGATCCAGCGCCGGCGCCTTCAGCTTGACCCGGATAGCGTGTGGATAACTTACCGTCTGTCTAACGATCTTTATGCCGCCGGAAAACACAGCGAGGCGGACAGCCTGATGCGCGGTCTGGCCCAGCGTAAGCCGGGAGATCCGGAGCAGGTCTTCGCTTACGGTCTTTATCTCTCAGGCAATGACCACGATGCGGCGGCGTTAAGCCACCTCAATACGCTGCCAAAAGCGCAGTGGACCGATAATATTCATGAGCTTGCAGACCGGTTGCAGTTTAACGAAGTGATGCAAACGGCTAACCGACTGCGGGACAGCGGTAAAGAAAAAGACGCCATTGCGCTACTTCAGCAGCAGACACCGTCAGACCGTGTGGACTTAACGCTGTCCGACTGGGCCGCCGAGCGGGGCGATCGCGCCACGGCGAAATCGCAATACCAAAAAGTCCTGCAGCGTTCACCCGGCAACGAAGATGCATTGTTAGGGTTAACCGAGGTGCTGATTGCCGAGGGGGACAAACCTCAGGCTCGTGGTTTGCTTGCTAAACTGCAAGAAGCCCCGACCGGTGACACACCGTCCATCAACACTCAGCGCCGCATCGCGAACGCCTGGGCCGCTCTTGGGGATAACGAAAAAGCGGCACAAACCTATGCCCCGATTCTGGTTGCGGCCAAAACCCAGCCGCCATCGATGGAAAGCGCGCTGGTGATGCGTGATGCCGCACGCTTCCAGGCCGCCAGCGGGCAGCCGCAGCAGGCGCTGGAAACTTACAAAGACGCTATGGTCTCCTCGGGCATCACCCGGCAGCGTCCGCAAGATAACGACACCTTCACTCGCCTGACCCGCAACGATGAGAAAGACGACTGGCTGAAGCGTGGCGTGCGCAGTGATGCCGCCGACCTTTATCGCCAGCAGGATGTGAACGTAACGCTCGACCACGAATACTGGGGCTCAAGCGGCACACCGGGTTACTCCGATCTGAAAGCGCACACCACGATGCTGCAAGTGGATGCTCCGCTCAGTGACGGGCGGATGTGGTTCCGTACCGATATGGTGAATATGGATGCCGGCTCGTTCAAAGATAACGGGGCGGGCTACAACGAGCGCTGGGGCACCTGTGCGAAGCACAACTGCTTTGGCAACAGAAGACAGAGCGGCAACGGCGCAAGCGTGGCCGTTGGCTGGAAAAATAATACCTGGCAAACGGACATCGGCACAACGCCGATGGGCTTTGACGTCGTGGATGTTGTCGGTGGCGTTAGCTACAGCAACGATTTGGGGCCGATTGGCTACACGGTCAATGCGCATCGTCGGCCTATCTCCAGCTCGCTGCTTTCCTTTGGCGGGCAGCGGGATCCGAATACCAAAACCGTGTGGGGGGGCGTTCGCGCGACCGGCGGTGGCGTTAGCCTGAGCTACGACAAGGGCGAGGCCAACGGCGTCTGGTCCAGCCTGAGCGCGGACACGCTGACCGGTAAAAACGTGGCCGATAACTGGCGCGTGCGCTGGATGACGGGCTACTACTACAAGCTGATAAACGAGAATAATCAGCGGCTAACCGTCGGCCTGACCAACATGGTCTGGCACTACGAAAAAGACCTCAGCGACTACTTCCTCGGCCAGGGGGGCTATTACAGCCCGCAAAAATACGTGTCGTTTGCCGTGCCGGTCATCTGGCGTAAACGCACCGAGAACTGGTCCTGGGAATTGGGCGCCTCTGGCTCCTGGTCCTATTCCCACAGCAATGCGGGCCAGCGCTACCCGCTGCGTAACCTCGTGCCTAATAATACTAACGACTACCCGGAAGATCCCTATGCTTACCCGGATCGCAACGATCCTAGTTCGGCCAGCAGCAGCAACGGCTTCGGTTATACGGCCCGAGCGCTGGTAGAGCGCCGGATCAGCTCGCACTGGTCAATCGGCGCCGGGATTGATATTCAGCAGGCCAAGGACTACACCCCAAGCCACGCGCTGATTTATGTTCGCTACTCCATGGCGGGCTGGCAGGGCGATATGGACATGCCGCCTCAGCCGCTGGTGCCTTATGCAGACTTCTGA
- a CDS encoding biofilm formation regulator HmsP (HmsP in Yersinia pestis plays a role in invasion of epithelial cells; the EAL-domain portion of HmsP from Y. pestis shows phosphodiesterase activity which is required for the inhibition of biofilm formation; inner membrane protein) — protein sequence MRVSRSLTIKQMAMVSAVALVFIFIFIVIQLFHFVQQNRYDTATQMEKIAHSVRLPLSEAILRADIPQAEAILHQIQPSGIISRADVVLPNQFQALRISFMPEHQIPMLITRVFELPVQISLPLYSLERPANPQPLAYLVLQADSWRMYRIIVSTISTLLTTYLLLALILTVAISWCINRLVVHPIRKISRELDSLTPQQTGEHQLTLPPLHHDDEIGMLVRSYNRNQQVAQHLQQQMNSLSTHNPITELPNKALLMALIEQMVANEKHGALMLIGSETLQDAAGVLNEEQREMLLLTLVEKIKAVVPANVVLAQLSLNDFGLLLYGVSDPWDAMTLAQRVMETLNARLPVQALQLKPTASMGIAMFKVGLSAEQLYRRAASATLSARRCGKNQIQFFDPDQMEKAQRRLTEEHDILNALEKHNFAVWLQPQVDMRDGSVVSAEVLLRQRQPDGSWSLPEGLIERIEACGLMITVGNWILEESCRTLSAWQSRGVTLPLCVNLSALQLLHEAMVPSLLELLRRYRIQPGTLILEVTESRRIDDPQAAVNILRPLRQAGVRIALDDFGMGYASLRHLHHMKALPIDVLKIDKSFVEGLPEDNAMVGVIIAMAKALDLKVVAEGVEQEAQREWLVQQGVIYAQGFLYAKARTLEQFEREFLTA from the coding sequence TTGCGAGTCAGTCGTTCCCTAACGATAAAACAGATGGCTATGGTGTCAGCCGTGGCCCTGGTGTTTATTTTTATTTTTATCGTCATTCAGCTGTTCCATTTTGTGCAGCAAAATCGCTACGACACCGCCACGCAAATGGAGAAAATCGCCCACTCCGTGCGTCTTCCTCTGTCTGAGGCCATTTTGCGTGCCGATATTCCGCAGGCTGAGGCCATTCTTCATCAGATCCAGCCTTCGGGCATCATCAGCCGCGCGGATGTCGTGCTGCCAAACCAGTTCCAGGCGCTTCGCATTAGCTTTATGCCGGAGCACCAAATCCCGATGCTTATCACCCGCGTGTTTGAGCTGCCGGTGCAGATATCCCTGCCGCTTTACTCTCTTGAGCGTCCGGCTAACCCGCAGCCGCTGGCTTATCTGGTGCTGCAGGCTGATTCCTGGCGCATGTATCGCATAATTGTCAGCACGATTTCCACCCTGCTGACCACCTATTTGCTGCTGGCGCTGATTCTGACCGTGGCGATCAGCTGGTGTATTAACCGGCTGGTGGTCCATCCGATCCGTAAGATTAGCCGCGAGCTGGATAGCCTTACCCCTCAGCAAACGGGTGAGCATCAGCTCACTCTACCGCCGCTGCACCATGACGATGAGATTGGCATGCTGGTGCGTAGCTATAACCGTAATCAGCAGGTTGCCCAGCATCTTCAGCAGCAAATGAATTCGTTGAGTACCCATAACCCGATCACCGAGCTGCCAAATAAGGCGCTGCTGATGGCGCTGATTGAACAGATGGTGGCGAACGAGAAGCACGGCGCGTTAATGCTAATCGGCAGCGAAACGCTGCAGGATGCGGCCGGCGTGTTGAATGAAGAGCAGCGAGAGATGCTGCTGCTGACGCTGGTAGAAAAAATTAAAGCGGTAGTACCCGCTAATGTGGTGTTGGCCCAGCTGAGTCTGAATGACTTTGGGCTGCTTCTCTACGGAGTGAGCGACCCCTGGGATGCGATGACGCTGGCGCAGAGAGTTATGGAAACGCTCAACGCCCGTTTGCCGGTCCAGGCGCTGCAGCTGAAGCCGACGGCCAGCATGGGTATTGCGATGTTCAAGGTGGGCCTCAGCGCAGAGCAGCTTTATCGCCGGGCGGCTTCGGCAACGCTTTCGGCTCGCCGCTGCGGGAAAAACCAAATTCAGTTCTTCGATCCCGATCAAATGGAAAAAGCCCAGCGCCGACTCACCGAAGAGCACGATATTTTGAACGCGCTTGAGAAGCATAACTTTGCCGTCTGGCTGCAGCCGCAGGTGGATATGCGTGATGGTAGCGTAGTCAGCGCCGAAGTCCTGCTGCGACAGCGTCAGCCCGACGGGAGCTGGAGTCTGCCGGAAGGTCTGATTGAGCGCATCGAGGCCTGCGGGTTGATGATCACCGTCGGCAACTGGATTCTTGAAGAGTCCTGCCGCACCCTGTCTGCCTGGCAAAGCCGGGGCGTTACGTTGCCGCTGTGCGTAAACCTCTCCGCGCTCCAGCTGCTGCATGAAGCCATGGTGCCTTCGCTGTTAGAGTTACTCAGGCGTTACCGAATCCAGCCCGGCACGCTGATTCTTGAAGTGACCGAAAGCCGACGTATTGATGATCCCCAGGCGGCGGTGAATATTCTGCGGCCGCTCCGCCAGGCCGGGGTGCGTATCGCACTGGATGATTTTGGTATGGGTTACGCCAGTTTGCGCCACCTGCACCACATGAAGGCGCTGCCGATAGATGTGCTGAAGATAGACAAAAGCTTTGTCGAAGGGCTGCCGGAAGACAACGCGATGGTTGGGGTTATTATTGCGATGGCCAAAGCGCTCGACCTGAAAGTGGTGGCGGAGGGCGTGGAGCAAGAAGCCCAGCGCGAGTGGCTAGTGCAGCAGGGCGTTATCTACGCCCAGGGCTTCCTGTATGCCAAAGCACGCACCCTTGAGCAGTTTGAACGTGAATTTCTTACTGCATAA
- a CDS encoding ketodeoxygluconokinase (catalyzes the formation of 2-dehydro-3-deoxy-D-gluconate-6-phosphate from 2-dehydro-3-deoxy-D-gluconate), producing MLTQKIAVIGECMIELSQNGTQVQRSFGGDTLNTSVYLARQVSESELEVHYVTALGEDSFSQQMLDAWHQERLNTALIQRLEHRLPGLYYIETDSHGERTFYYWRNEAAARFWLESERSDEICAELAQFDYLYLSGISLAILNDTSRKKLFAMLKQARANGCKVVFDNNYRPRLWASPEETQRVYRAMLACTDIAFLTLDDEDALWGAAPVEEVIHRTHAAGVEEVVIKRGAASCLVSVKGENALDVPALRLAKEKIVDTTAAGDSFSAGYLAVRLTGGTAEEAAKRGHLTAGTVIQYRGAIIPREAMPK from the coding sequence ATGCTCACTCAGAAAATTGCCGTGATCGGCGAATGCATGATCGAACTCTCTCAGAACGGCACTCAGGTGCAGCGCAGCTTTGGTGGCGATACCTTAAATACCTCCGTTTACCTCGCCCGCCAGGTCAGCGAAAGCGAGCTGGAAGTGCACTATGTCACTGCCCTCGGTGAAGACAGTTTTAGCCAGCAAATGCTGGACGCCTGGCACCAGGAACGTCTGAACACGGCATTGATTCAGCGTCTGGAGCACCGCCTTCCGGGCCTGTATTACATCGAGACCGATAGCCACGGCGAGCGGACGTTCTACTACTGGCGTAACGAAGCGGCGGCGCGGTTCTGGCTGGAGAGCGAGCGTTCAGATGAAATATGCGCGGAGCTGGCCCAGTTTGATTATCTCTACCTGAGCGGCATTAGCCTGGCTATCCTCAACGACACCAGCCGGAAGAAGCTTTTCGCGATGCTGAAACAGGCCAGGGCGAACGGCTGCAAGGTCGTTTTCGACAACAACTACCGGCCGCGCTTATGGGCCAGCCCCGAAGAGACACAGCGCGTATACCGGGCAATGCTGGCCTGCACGGATATTGCGTTCCTGACGCTGGACGATGAGGACGCGCTCTGGGGTGCCGCCCCGGTAGAGGAAGTGATTCACCGGACGCACGCCGCAGGCGTAGAAGAAGTGGTGATCAAACGAGGCGCAGCGTCCTGTCTGGTATCGGTAAAAGGTGAAAATGCGCTCGACGTTCCGGCGCTTCGCCTGGCAAAAGAAAAAATCGTGGACACCACCGCGGCAGGAGACTCCTTTAGCGCCGGCTATCTGGCGGTGCGTTTAACCGGGGGTACGGCTGAAGAGGCCGCGAAGCGCGGTCATTTGACGGCGGGCACGGTGATTCAATATCGCGGGGCGATTATTCCGCGGGAAGCGATGCCCAAATAA
- a CDS encoding acetyltransferase: protein MTTASAPKLQKTVIDPSVRLRETHVGEQCEILANSVLEYSTLGDFSYLGEHCCVADSEIGKFTAIANHVRLGAPNHPMDRPSQHRFTYCPEYYATDVGRDTSFFAHRREDRVVIGHDVWIGHGVIVLPGVTVGDGAVLAAGAVVSKDVPPYTIVGGVPAKPIRNRFPQEVVESLRRIAWWDWPLEKLMTHLPEFQSGEIASFCARWDHPTDSADKSNW from the coding sequence ATGACAACAGCCTCCGCTCCCAAACTCCAGAAAACGGTTATTGACCCCAGCGTTCGCCTGCGCGAAACACACGTCGGTGAACAGTGTGAAATACTCGCCAACAGCGTGCTGGAATACAGCACCCTGGGCGACTTCTCCTACCTCGGGGAACACTGCTGCGTGGCCGACAGCGAGATCGGCAAGTTCACCGCCATTGCCAACCATGTCCGGCTGGGCGCCCCCAATCACCCGATGGATCGCCCCTCACAGCACCGCTTTACCTACTGCCCTGAGTACTACGCCACCGATGTTGGCCGGGATACCTCATTCTTTGCGCATCGCCGGGAGGACAGGGTGGTGATTGGTCACGACGTGTGGATTGGCCACGGCGTTATCGTCCTGCCCGGCGTCACCGTTGGGGACGGCGCTGTACTTGCCGCGGGCGCGGTGGTCAGCAAAGATGTGCCGCCGTATACCATCGTAGGCGGCGTGCCGGCGAAACCCATCCGCAACCGCTTCCCGCAGGAGGTCGTTGAAAGCCTGCGGCGCATTGCCTGGTGGGACTGGCCGCTGGAGAAGTTAATGACCCACCTGCCGGAATTTCAGTCCGGGGAGATAGCGAGTTTTTGCGCTCGCTGGGATCACCCCACTGACTCAGCAGATAAATCTAACTGGTAA